One Hypomesus transpacificus isolate Combined female chromosome 6, fHypTra1, whole genome shotgun sequence DNA segment encodes these proteins:
- the slc5a6a gene encoding solute carrier family 5 member 6a, with protein MGDVVRMHFSTVDYVIFAVLLVASTGIGLFHAFSGGRQRTTQEFLLADRSMGCLPVSLSLLATFQSAVAILGVPSEVYAFGTQYWFLGCSYFLGLLIPAHVFIPVFYRLRLSSAYEYLELRFNKTVRICGTVTFIFQMVIYMGVVLYAPALALNAVTGFDLWGAVMAMGLVCTLYTTLGGLKAVMWTDVFQTVVMFAGQLAVIVVGAGQAGGMAEVWRKAVNGSRIAGLDLNPDPLERHTFWTLGLGGVFLMLALYGVNQAQVQRYLSSRTESAAVLSCYVVFPCQQLVLCLGCLMGLVMFARYGEDSPLDKGYVKSNDQMVLYFVMDVLRDLPGLPGLFVACLFSGALSTISSAFNSLATVTMEDLIKPHFPAMTEARATLLSKGLALGYGLVCLGMAYLASLMGSVLQAALSIFGMVGGPLLGLFCLGMFFPWANPTGAVVGLVAGLGMAFWVGIGSFVSRMPLPLPPGNATALPGNMTTAVMTTMISTITTKQRASGLQALYSLSYMWYSALNSTTVVLVGLLVSMLTGPMQECDLTPGTVFPVLGTLLFFLPQRHRDKLCCVTPLLHKARPLDSLPYQMAQKDSNGVGLTKEGERLEEGEEKRGGKDDERGEVEERGGEVEERGGEVEERVTPKPSCPLAHMVQETFL; from the exons ATGGGAGACGTAGTGCGGATGCACTTCTCCACGGTGGACTATGTGATCTTTGCCGTGCTGCTGGTGGCGTCTACGGGCATCGGCCTCTTCCACGCCTTCTCCGGCGGGCGGCAGCGCACCACACAGGAGTTCCTGCTGGCCGATCGCTCCATGGGCTGCCTGCCCGTGTCTCTGTCCCTGCTGGCCACCTTCCAGTCGGCCGTGGCCATCCTGGGCGTGCCGTCGGAGGTGTACGCCTTTGGGACGCAGTACTGGTTCCTGGGCTGCTCCTACTTCCTGGGACTGCTCATCCCCGCTCACGTGTTCATCCCTGTGTTCTATAGGCTCCGCCTCTCCTCCGCCTACGAG TATCTGGAGCTGCGCTTCAACAAGACTGTTCGCATTTGTGGCACCGTCACCTTCATCTTCCAGATG GTCATCTACATGGGTGTGGTCTTGTATGCCCCGGCCCTGGCTCTCAACGCAG TTACTGGCTTTGACCTGTGGGGGGCAGTGATGGCTATGGGCCTGGTGTGTACTTTGTACACCACACTG ggaggtCTGAAGGCGGTGATGTGGACGGATGTGTTCCAGACGGTGGTGATGTTTGCGGGCCAGCTGGCCGTCATCGTGGTGGGGGCTGGCCAGGCGGGGGGCATGGCTGAGGTGTGGAGGAAGGCTGTGAACGGGAGCCGCATTGCTGGCCTGGA CCTGAACCCTGACCCCCTGGAGAGACACACCTTCTGGACCCTGGGGCTGGGCGGGGTGTTCCTCATGCTGGCCCTGTACGGAGTGAACCAGGCGCAGGTCCAGAGATACCTCAGCTCTCGCACCGAGAGCGCCGCCGTCCT gtcgTGCTACGTGGTGTTCCCCTGCCAGCAGCTGGTGTTGTGTCTGGGCTGTTTGATGGGCCTGGTGATGTTTGCCCGCTACGGAGAGGACAGCCCTCTGGACAAGGGCTACGTCAAGTCCAACGACCAG ATGGTGCTGTACTTTGTGATGGACGTGTTGAGGGATCTGCCAGGCCTGCCTGGCCTGTTTGTGGCGTGTCTCTTCAGTGGAGCCCTCAG CACCATCTCGTCAGCGTTCAACTCCCTGGCGACGGTAACCATGGAGGACCTGATCAAGCCCCACTTCCCGGCGATGACGGAGGCCCGAGCCACGCTTCTGTCCAAGGGCCTGG CGCTGGGCTATGGTCTGGTGTGTCTGGGCATGGCCTACCTGGCCTCCCTCATGGGCTCTGTACTGCAG gctgCTCTCAGTATCTTTGGCATGGTGGGAGGTCCTCTGCTGGGTCTCTTCTGTCTGGGAATGTTCTTCCCCTGGGCCAACCCCACA ggtgcGGTGGTGGGGTTGGTGGCAGGACTAGGCATGGCCTTCTGGGTGGGCATCGGTAGTTTTGTGTCCCGCatgcccctccctctgccccccggCAACGCCACCGCCCTCCCTGGAAACATGACCACCGCTGTCATGACAACCATGATCAGCACCATCACAACCAAACAAAG agcCTCGGGTCTCCAGGCTCTCTACTCTCTGTCCTACATGTGGTACAGCGCTTTGAACTCCACCACCGTGGTGCTGGTGGGGCTGTTGGTCAGCATGCTCACCG ggcCCATGCAGGAGTGTGACCTGACCCCCGGCACGGTGTTTCCTGTCCTGGGCACGCTGCTCTTCTTCCTGCCCCAGCGCCACCGAGACAAGCTGTGCTGCGTCACCCCACTCCTGCACAAG gccagaCCCCTGGACAGCCTGCCCTATCAGATGGCCCAGAAGGACAGTAATGGTGTGGGGCTTAccaaggagggggagaggctggaggagggggaggagaagagaggaggcaaGGAtgacgagagaggagaggtggaggagagaggaggagaggtggaggagagaggaggagaggtggaggagagagttaCCCCTAAGCCTTCCTGTCCACTCGCTCACATGGTGCAGGAGACATTCTTGTGA